The Desulfuromonadales bacterium genome segment ACCCGCTGGCCGAGCTCAAGCGCTTCATGGCCCCCTATCGGCCGGTGCAGCTGCCCGGGCTGCCGCGCTTTTTCGGCGGGGCGGTGGGCTACCTCGGCTACGACATGGTCCGCTTCATCGAACGGCTCCCCGCCACCCGGCCGGCCGAGATCGGCGCCTGGGACAGCTGCTTCCTGCTCACCGGCAAGCTGCTGATCTTCGACAACATGCGGCAGAAGGTCAAGGCCGTCTGCAACGTCCACATCGGCGACGGCGAGGAGCCGGCGGCGGCCTATCGCCGTGGCATCGCCGAGGTCGACGCCCTGGTCGAGAGGCTGCGCGCGCCGCTGCCGGCCCCGCGCCCGGCCGTGCCGGTTGCCGCCGGCGAACTAACCGCCAACTTTACCCCCGAGGGCTTCCGGCAGGCGGTGGAGCGCTGCAAGGAGTACGTGCGGGCGGGCGACGTCATCCAGGTCGTCCTCTCTCAACGCTTTTCCGGCCCGCTGCCGGCTGAGCCCTTCGATATCTACCGGGCGCTGCGCACCATCAATCCCTCCCCCTACATGTTCTTCCTGCGTTTCGGCGAAACGCTGGTGATCGGCGCCTCTCCCGAGGTGCTGGTGCGCAAGGAGGGCGAGCACGTCGAGGTCCGTCCCATCGCCGGCACCCGGCCGCGCGGCGCCGGCACCGATGAGGATCAGCGCCTGGAGCAGGACCTGCTCGCCGACCCCAAGGAGTGTGCGGAACACATCATGCTGGTCGACCTCGGACGCAACGACCTCGGGCGTGTCTGCCGCACGGGAACGGTGGAGGTGAGCGAGCTGATGGTCGTCGAGCGCTACTCGCACGTAATGCACATCGTCTCCAACGTGCGCGGGCTGCTCGAAGGCGGCCGCGATGCCT includes the following:
- the trpE gene encoding anthranilate synthase component I, whose product is MYQPSLDEFISLAGQGNLIPVYREILADMETPVSAFKKIDDGKSSFLLESIEGGEKWARYSFLGSGPGRLFRSRGRHFEILDGEHLVEAGESADPLAELKRFMAPYRPVQLPGLPRFFGGAVGYLGYDMVRFIERLPATRPAEIGAWDSCFLLTGKLLIFDNMRQKVKAVCNVHIGDGEEPAAAYRRGIAEVDALVERLRAPLPAPRPAVPVAAGELTANFTPEGFRQAVERCKEYVRAGDVIQVVLSQRFSGPLPAEPFDIYRALRTINPSPYMFFLRFGETLVIGASPEVLVRKEGEHVEVRPIAGTRPRGAGTDEDQRLEQDLLADPKECAEHIMLVDLGRNDLGRVCRTGTVEVSELMVVERYSHVMHIVSNVRGLLEGGRDAFDVFRATFPAGTLSGAPKIRAMQIIGALEPTRRGLYGGAVGYLDFAGNLDFCIAIRTITMRDGRVEIQAGAGIVADSDPQAEYEETRDKARALMQALEMADRGL